Proteins from a single region of Desulfobacter postgatei 2ac9:
- a CDS encoding glycosyltransferase family 2 protein, whose product MHCFDVSLSIICPCFNEEGTIKMFLEKLIPIMQNVQRPYEIIFINDGSTDNTLNVLLKAKSKNPQIRILNLSRNFGKEAALTAGLEHAMGEVVIPIDADLQHPPEIIIEFIKKWEDGFDVVVGKRTVRTGEGVIKKLTAKYFYKFHNQISDVEIPYNVGDFRLMSRKVIEALKRLPENQRFMKGLFAWVGFNTAVVEYEQAPRAAGKTSYNGLKLWDFALDGITSFSTLPLRIWMYIGFLISFLSFLYGSTIVINTLILGVDTPGYASMITVILFLGGIQLIGIGILGEYIGRIYKETKKRPLYIIEKEY is encoded by the coding sequence ATGCATTGTTTTGATGTTTCATTATCTATCATATGTCCATGTTTCAATGAGGAAGGTACAATAAAAATGTTTTTGGAGAAATTAATTCCGATAATGCAAAATGTTCAACGGCCATATGAAATTATTTTTATTAATGATGGCAGTACAGATAATACTCTGAATGTACTGTTAAAAGCAAAATCAAAAAATCCTCAAATTCGCATTTTAAATTTATCTAGGAATTTTGGAAAAGAGGCTGCATTGACTGCTGGACTTGAGCATGCAATGGGTGAAGTGGTCATTCCCATAGATGCAGATTTACAGCATCCGCCGGAAATTATAATCGAATTTATCAAAAAATGGGAAGACGGATTTGATGTGGTCGTTGGTAAGCGTACAGTCCGAACCGGAGAGGGGGTTATCAAAAAATTAACTGCCAAATACTTTTACAAATTTCATAATCAAATTTCCGATGTTGAAATTCCCTACAATGTCGGTGATTTCAGATTAATGAGTCGAAAAGTTATTGAAGCACTCAAAAGATTACCTGAAAATCAGCGATTTATGAAAGGGCTTTTTGCATGGGTCGGCTTTAATACTGCTGTTGTCGAATATGAACAGGCGCCCAGAGCTGCAGGAAAAACCAGTTATAACGGATTGAAATTATGGGATTTTGCTTTGGACGGTATCACAAGTTTTAGCACTCTGCCGTTAAGAATTTGGATGTATATTGGTTTTTTGATTTCCTTTTTATCATTTCTTTACGGTAGTACGATTGTTATCAACACGCTTATTTTAGGAGTGGATACTCCCGGCTATGCATCAATGATTACGGTTATTTTATTCTTAGGCGGGATCCAGTTGATTGGAATAGGTATTTTAGGTGAATATATCGGGCGTATTTACAAAGAAACAAAAAAACGGCCATTATACATTATTGAAAAAGAATATTAG
- a CDS encoding GtrA family protein, whose translation MFFLRIRLVNYFLIGGVSTLIHFLIASLCIYMIHDSLLISNVIGFLIAYVHSYIMQSKVVFNQEISPIKAVKYFIVQFGVLIVSIYVSDLLSDFNNYIKTIVIIIIMPLITYTVHKFWTFKENGL comes from the coding sequence ATGTTTTTTTTGAGAATCAGGTTGGTTAATTATTTTCTGATTGGTGGTGTTTCAACTTTAATTCATTTTTTGATAGCATCGCTGTGTATTTATATGATTCATGATTCTTTACTTATATCAAATGTCATTGGTTTTCTCATTGCATATGTGCATTCTTATATAATGCAGTCAAAGGTTGTTTTTAATCAAGAAATTTCACCGATTAAAGCAGTAAAGTACTTTATAGTGCAATTCGGCGTATTGATCGTTTCCATATATGTGTCCGACTTACTGAGTGACTTTAATAATTATATAAAGACAATTGTTATCATCATTATTATGCCGCTTATTACATACACAGTTCACAAATTTTGGACATTTAAGGAAAACGGGTTATGA
- a CDS encoding MBOAT family O-acyltransferase: MLFNSYLFIFVFLPVTLALIVAGRYLYGARGGLACIVSGSLVFYGYWNPIFLVLLLGSILVNHQIGLRIMKTPGKHPKTWLLVGIFLNMGVLGYFKYWNFFLVSLAQVLPFDPNIHPLVLPLGISFYTFQQIAFLVDVYHKKIKRSSFLEYMAFVSFFPQLIAGPIIRYNTVHGQFISPEWLRWNNESFATGLSLFSLGLFKKTVLADQLAVFVGPVFDAGARGDVVSAMAAWTATLAYTFQLYFDFSGYADMALGLGAMMGIRLPDNFNSPYRAHNFINFWQRWHISLSHFFRDYLYIPLGGSRCSFPRHLNNLMITMLLCGLWHGAGWQFVFWGGMHGLFLMLDHLRESRFPKLRLPRPLGVLVTFLVIALLWTAFRAVNMGTALYLYKTMFCLSEFLKSVQLSFPTFDIANFITAGSGSAPYWLILSALIVWGLPNTAAWCRLYTENKGAFPVVQGRTKAIVAGMLFFVSLKVLAGTGSSEFLYFNF; the protein is encoded by the coding sequence ATGCTGTTTAATTCATATCTGTTTATTTTTGTTTTTTTACCCGTCACTCTCGCCCTGATTGTTGCGGGCCGCTATTTGTATGGGGCCCGGGGCGGGTTAGCCTGCATTGTTTCAGGTTCACTTGTTTTTTACGGGTACTGGAACCCTATATTCCTGGTGCTGCTCCTGGGCTCGATCTTGGTTAACCACCAAATCGGACTTCGGATCATGAAGACGCCGGGGAAACATCCTAAAACATGGCTCTTGGTCGGAATTTTCCTGAACATGGGCGTACTCGGGTATTTTAAATACTGGAATTTTTTTTTAGTCTCCCTTGCCCAGGTATTACCCTTTGATCCAAATATTCACCCCCTTGTCCTGCCCTTGGGTATTTCCTTTTACACCTTTCAGCAGATTGCATTCCTAGTGGATGTTTATCATAAAAAGATCAAGCGCAGCTCCTTTTTAGAATATATGGCCTTTGTCTCTTTTTTTCCGCAACTTATCGCCGGTCCCATTATACGTTACAACACAGTTCACGGGCAGTTTATCTCCCCTGAATGGCTGAGATGGAACAATGAAAGTTTCGCCACAGGCCTGTCTCTTTTTTCATTGGGCTTATTTAAAAAAACAGTTCTGGCAGATCAACTGGCGGTATTTGTGGGGCCGGTTTTTGATGCCGGTGCGCGTGGGGATGTCGTTTCGGCTATGGCGGCATGGACGGCAACCCTGGCCTATACCTTTCAATTGTATTTTGACTTTTCAGGATATGCAGATATGGCCCTTGGACTGGGTGCCATGATGGGCATCCGGTTGCCGGACAATTTTAACTCTCCTTATCGGGCTCATAATTTCATTAACTTTTGGCAGCGATGGCATATCAGCCTCTCCCATTTTTTTCGGGATTATCTGTATATTCCCCTCGGTGGCAGCCGGTGTTCTTTTCCCAGGCATCTTAACAATCTAATGATCACCATGCTTCTTTGCGGATTGTGGCATGGTGCCGGATGGCAGTTTGTTTTCTGGGGTGGGATGCACGGGCTGTTTCTGATGCTGGACCATCTGAGGGAATCCCGATTTCCCAAATTACGGCTGCCCCGCCCATTGGGCGTTCTGGTGACATTTTTGGTAATTGCCCTGCTATGGACAGCTTTCAGGGCCGTCAACATGGGCACCGCCTTGTACCTTTATAAAACCATGTTCTGTTTGAGCGAATTTTTGAAATCAGTGCAATTATCTTTTCCAACGTTCGACATAGCCAACTTTATCACGGCCGGATCAGGATCAGCCCCATACTGGCTGATCCTGTCCGCCCTGATCGTGTGGGGGCTTCCCAATACTGCGGCGTGGTGTCGCTTATATACCGAAAACAAGGGAGCATTTCCTGTTGTTCAGGGAAGAACAAAAGCCATTGTGGCAGGCATGCTGTTTTTTGTTTCTTTGAAGGTGCTGGCCGGCACCGGCAGCAGTGAATTTCTTTATTTTAATTTCTAA
- the efp gene encoding elongation factor P — MYLASDLKKGLKLDIDGDPHVIVGFEFKKPGKGQSLYKCKLKNMITGSQFERTYRSGDKFEKVDLEEADMEYLYSDRDGWCFMNSTTYEQVMLTKEQIGENVDLLKENTLCTVLLHNQKPIGVTLPNFVILRVTSTEPWAKGDTATGDTKPATVETGFELQVPPFVDENQLIKIDTRTREYVERASE, encoded by the coding sequence ATGTACTTAGCCAGTGATTTGAAAAAAGGGCTTAAACTCGATATTGACGGAGATCCCCATGTAATTGTCGGTTTTGAGTTTAAAAAACCGGGCAAGGGGCAGTCCCTGTATAAATGCAAACTTAAAAATATGATCACAGGTTCCCAGTTTGAACGAACCTACCGTTCCGGTGATAAATTTGAAAAGGTTGACCTGGAAGAGGCGGATATGGAATACCTGTATTCAGACCGGGATGGATGGTGCTTTATGAATTCAACCACTTACGAGCAAGTCATGCTGACTAAGGAACAGATCGGAGAGAACGTGGATCTGCTCAAAGAAAACACCCTGTGCACCGTGCTTCTGCATAACCAGAAACCCATTGGCGTTACACTTCCCAACTTTGTAATCCTGCGAGTCACCTCCACCGAACCCTGGGCCAAGGGAGATACGGCCACTGGCGACACCAAGCCGGCCACGGTTGAAACCGGGTTTGAACTCCAGGTGCCTCCTTTTGTCGATGAAAATCAGTTGATTAAAATCGATACCCGGACCCGGGAATACGTTGAACGTGCGAGTGAATAA
- a CDS encoding TolC family protein — translation MKRFGSYIGFGLMLTLFLGAATGPAWAGEQKMTLAQCLKAGMENNPSLKASRFDVDISTHGIKEARADFLPSVSSSYSMTPIRSISAKGSSDPDYVDKDVRSFSIRLTQILYAGSRITNTYQRARISEELAKTEMELAGMELAYRIETTFYKLMKAKQDVITTQESVNRLTESVKSAEAFLKRELVPWVNVLQARVDLADAQDLYKIAKNDVNRQRVELFALMNQTMDPAIEFSGRLNPLLATEPVFDDSLKYALENRPDIKSLAYQLEIADKNAKIAIGKYLPTVKFDVGYYDRDDEYEQWVEQNKTNRYWSGGVTASWDLFDGGRAWYEKEKYNTQAQKISALIEDAKNAIATGIYNALYSMNEAKQRIKSCAEGLTAANEYYDVEENRLKAGLSTIPSLLDAQDRLLRAQANETRATLDYQLAVSELKFYTGKEDIE, via the coding sequence GTGAAACGGTTTGGTTCTTATATTGGTTTTGGATTGATGTTGACGCTTTTTTTGGGGGCTGCGACGGGTCCGGCCTGGGCAGGAGAACAGAAAATGACCCTGGCGCAATGCTTGAAGGCAGGGATGGAAAACAACCCGTCCCTTAAGGCTTCACGCTTTGACGTTGATATAAGCACCCACGGCATCAAGGAAGCCAGGGCTGATTTTTTGCCTTCTGTTTCCTCCTCGTACTCGATGACCCCCATCAGAAGTATCAGTGCCAAGGGATCTTCTGACCCCGATTATGTCGACAAAGATGTCCGCTCTTTCAGCATTCGACTGACCCAGATTCTTTATGCAGGCTCACGCATTACAAACACCTACCAGCGTGCCCGTATTTCGGAAGAGCTGGCCAAAACCGAAATGGAGCTTGCCGGTATGGAGCTGGCTTACCGGATCGAAACCACTTTTTACAAACTGATGAAGGCCAAACAGGATGTGATCACAACCCAGGAATCCGTCAACCGCCTGACTGAAAGTGTTAAATCGGCTGAAGCCTTTTTAAAAAGAGAGCTGGTGCCCTGGGTGAATGTGCTTCAGGCCCGGGTGGATTTGGCCGATGCCCAGGATCTTTACAAAATAGCCAAAAATGATGTGAACAGGCAGCGGGTGGAATTATTCGCCCTGATGAATCAGACGATGGATCCGGCCATTGAATTTTCCGGACGGTTGAACCCTTTGCTGGCAACGGAGCCTGTCTTTGATGACAGTTTAAAATATGCCCTTGAAAATCGGCCGGACATAAAAAGCCTTGCCTATCAGCTTGAAATTGCAGACAAAAATGCAAAAATTGCCATAGGGAAATATTTACCCACGGTAAAATTCGATGTCGGATATTACGACCGTGACGATGAATACGAGCAGTGGGTGGAACAGAATAAAACAAACCGCTACTGGTCAGGGGGGGTGACGGCATCCTGGGACCTGTTTGACGGCGGAAGGGCCTGGTATGAAAAAGAAAAATACAATACGCAAGCCCAAAAAATAAGCGCCCTTATTGAAGATGCCAAAAATGCCATTGCAACGGGTATCTACAATGCCCTTTATTCAATGAACGAGGCCAAGCAGAGAATTAAAAGCTGTGCCGAAGGCCTGACCGCAGCCAATGAATATTATGATGTTGAAGAAAACCGGCTTAAAGCTGGATTGTCGACGATTCCTTCCCTTTTGGATGCCCAGGACCGGCTGCTGCGTGCCCAGGCCAACGAAACCCGTGCCACGCTGGATTACCAGCTGGCAGTCTCTGAGTTAAAATTTTACACAGGAAAAGAGGATATTGAATAA